From a single bacterium genomic region:
- a CDS encoding FlgD immunoglobulin-like domain containing protein, whose product MKRVVIGLFTAAACLAASPGMAALHIVDVKSNSFDPSNLQIEQNDQVRWEYFSGTTHTTTSGTPGNPSGLWNATISSSQQTFTRTFSQLGNFPYYCSPHAFTGVIMVEAPSGVLDDPADAEIPQLLALAQNSPNPFNAATQIRYSLDKYTPTELAIYNILGQRVRTLVTGSQPPGIHEVTWDGRDESGREAPSGIYFTRLITGGAMLSRKMVLLR is encoded by the coding sequence ATGAAACGAGTCGTGATCGGTTTGTTCACCGCGGCGGCATGTCTGGCGGCGTCGCCGGGGATGGCGGCGTTGCACATCGTCGATGTGAAGTCCAACAGTTTCGATCCCAGCAATCTGCAGATCGAGCAGAACGATCAGGTGCGTTGGGAGTACTTCTCGGGCACCACTCACACGACAACCTCAGGGACGCCGGGCAATCCCAGCGGCTTGTGGAACGCGACGATATCCTCGTCGCAACAAACCTTCACCCGGACCTTTTCGCAATTGGGGAATTTCCCCTACTACTGTTCCCCGCACGCCTTCACCGGCGTGATCATGGTCGAGGCGCCATCGGGTGTGCTGGATGATCCGGCGGACGCGGAGATCCCGCAGTTGCTGGCGCTGGCGCAGAACAGTCCGAATCCCTTCAATGCCGCCACGCAGATTCGGTACAGTCTTGACAAGTACACTCCCACCGAACTGGCGATCTACAACATCCTCGGCCAGCGGGTGCGCACCCTGGTGACCGGCAGCCAACCGCCGGGCATTCATGAGGTGACCTGGGATGGACGCGATGAATCCGGTCGCGAGGCGCCCTCGGGAATCT